Within Cellulophaga sp. L1A9, the genomic segment CACCAGAAAGTAGTTCTAAAATATCAGAATGAAGCCCCAAAAGACTACACCAATGAAACTCCTGAATTTCTTCTTGAGCAAGATGAATACTATAAAAAATATCAAAATGCGCTGGCTAAATTATCCGAAGATCAACGTACTGCATTTATGCTTAATAAAGTAGAAGGTAAAAAGCATGAAGAAATTGCCCAACTACTAGGGGTAACAAGAAAAGTTGTAGAATACCGTATATATTCGGCTTTTGATCAATTAAAAAAAGAATTAGAAAATTTTAAGATAAAATAGTCAGGAGTTTTGGCTTCTTAGTTGTTTTATAATAAACGAGTATATCTCATGGATAAAAATAAATTGATACAGAAATGGTTGGCTGACGAACTAACGGAAGAAGAAAACAATGTTTTCGCTGCCTTAGACGAAGCTCCTTTCTATACAAAAATTATCGAGGATGCTACTGTTTTCAAGGCTTCAAATTTTTCTAAAATGCCCGATTTCGAGACTTTTAAAGCTCGTGTGGAAGAAGACAAAACTCCCGTTAAAAAATTGCAATGGTTTGCACCTATACTAAAAATAGCAAGTGCTTTTACCATCCTTTTTGGTCTTTACTATAGTTTCTTTTATAACAACCTTACGGATATTGAAACTAGTGTTGCCCAAAAATTAACTATAGAATTACCAGATTCCTCAAGAGTAGTATTAAATGCACTTTCTGAAGTAAAATATAATGCTAGTGAATGGGATGAAAAAAGAGAAATTGAATTACAGGGTGAAGCATTTTTTGATGTTGCCAGAGGATCTAAATTTGATGTCATTACTCCTTCAGGAACCGTATCTGTATTAGGTACTGAGTTTAATGTAAAACAAAGAGGTGCTATTTTTGAAGTTACCTGCTACGAAGGTACCGTACGTGTAGTTACAGAAACGGGAACAGAAATATTGAAAGTAGGAGATAAATTTCTTGAAATTAACAAGACGATTAAAACAAGTAAACATACGGTGCCTAGTCCGCAATGGGTAGACAATATGAGCCAGTTTGAACGCGTTCCTGTATATGAAGTGCTTGCAGAACTGGAAAGACAATATGGTATTCAAATAACATCTCAAGATATAGATACAGAACAATTATTTACAGGTGGTTTTGTTCATGATAATTTAGAAGATGCACTTATGGCTATAGCTGAGCCACTAGGATTACACTATGAAATACTAAAGCAAAACAAAGTACGTTTGCTTATTAGTGAGTAAGAAGTCTTTTCTTTGTTTAGGAATAATCCTGCTATTTTTCAATAGTATACCTACATATGCTCAAGAAACAAATACAAAACAAGCTCTTGATAGCATCCTAAGTTCCCTAGAACCTCGCTTTAATGTACAATTTAACTACGCATCTTCTCTGGTAGAAAATGTAACTGTCCATGCTATTGATACTACTCTATCATTAAAAGAAACAATTGCTACTTTAAGACTCGACGCTAATTTGGATTTTGTCTTTGTTTCAAAAAAAATCATCTCCATTAGAAAAAAAAAGAGGAAACTCTGTGGCTATATTACAGATAAAGATACTGGTGAACTATTGCCCTATGTGACCATCCAAAATGGAAGCGCAGGAACACTCACCAATGAAGCGGGGTATTTTGAGATAGAAGTTAATTCTGATGATGACCTAATTTTTATTCGCCATTTTGGGTATAAAATTCTACAAAGACAGGTACGGTATTTTAGTAAAAGTGATACCTGTGAGAACATCTACCTAGTCACCAACCACGAGCAATTAGTAGAAATTGTTGTTTATGATTATTTAATTAGGGGTGTAGATAAATTAGACAATGGTACCTTTCAAATAGATTTTAATAAATTTTCAATACTTCCTGGCCTTATTGATAATGACGTATTACAGGCGGTACAAGCCTTACCTGGCGTACAAAGTATAGATGAAACCGTATCCAATATAAACATACGCGGAGGCAGTAACGATCAAAACCTAATTACTTGGGATGGTATTAAAATGTACCAATCTGGTCATTTCTTTGGGTTAATTTCTATGTATAATCCCAACATTACCCAGAAAGTAGAACTTCGTAAAAATGGCAGCAATGCATCAGATACTGATGGGGTTTCTGGAACCATTTCTATGGGTACTGATAAATACATCAATCAGAAATTTAAGGGAAGTATTGCTGCAAATCTATTAGATGTTAATGGCTACATTGATACCCCATTAGGGCAAAATGCATCCTTGCAAATTGCCGCAAGAAAATCTATTAGTGATCTCATTGAGACTCCCACCTACTCTAAATATTACCAACGTATTTCTCAAGATACAGAAATAGAAAATGAAGCATCTGTTAGAACCAATTCTGATATTATATTTGATTTTTACGACACTTCTTTTCGTTTACTTGTGAAGCCTTCTGAAAAAGACCAACTACAATTTAATTTTATACATACTGCCAATAATGTTGTGTTTAATGAAACCGAAAATTCATTTGGTGCTCAAGAAATACAACAAAGTAATCTAAGGCAAAGTAGTATTGCTGGCGGCATACACTACCATAGAAATTGGACCGATGCTTTTAAAACTGAACTAAGCGTTTACGAAACGGACTATCTGTTAAAAGGAAACAATGTAAACATTCAAGAAAATCAACGCTTCCTCCAAAAAAACACCGTTTCTGAAACTGGAGCAAAACTTATAACTAGATTAAAATTATCTCCTCAATTATCAGTTACCAATGGATATGATTTTGCAGAAACCAAAGTTTCTAATCTCGATGATGTAGATGACCCTAGATATATATTATTAGAGGCCGAGGTTCTTAGAGCTCACGGGGTTTTTAGCACCTTAAATGTGTCGTCCAAAAACAAGGGAACCCATCTTAATTTAGGACTTAGATACAACTACCTCACTAAATTTAATAAGACACTCTGGGAACCGAGAATTAGTTTTAACCATGATTTTTGGAGCACTTTTAATATAGAAGTTCTAGGAGAATTTAAACATCAAAATACTTCACAGATCATTAATTTTCAAAACGATTTTTTAGGAATTGAAAAAAGACGTTGGCAATTATCCAATGACAGTACTATTCCTGTTATTAGAAGCAAACAACTATCTTTAGGCCTAAGTCATAATCAAAAAGGATGGTTGGTAAACTTTGTTCCATTTTATAAAGAGGTACAAGGCATAACCACACAAAGCCAAGGTTTTAAAGGCGAATATGAATTCTCTAGAGAACCTGGAGATTATGATGCAAGCGGAGTAGACATTTTGCTTAGAAAACAATTAAAAAATTCTAGCAGCTGGATAAGTTACTCTTATCTTAGAAGTGACTATACTTTTGAGACTTTACAAGAGGAAAGCTTTCCAAGTAATTTTGACATCACAAACACCATTACGGCCGGTTCTAATTATACGATAAAAAGCCTATTATTAGCTATGGGATTAAACTGGCGCACAGGAAAGCCGTTTACGAGACCCATTGCGGGCAATGAAGTGGAAAATGGGGCTATAAATTACGGGGGAGCAAATAGCAATAAACAAAGTGATTATTTGCGCTTAGATGTATCAAGCAGGTACCAATTTAATTGGCGTGAAAAAACAAAATTAGAAATAGGTGTAGCGTTATGGAATATATTAAACAGAGATAATTCTATGACCTCTTATTATAGGTTAGACACCTCTGAAAACATACAAAAAGTAGACCAAAGCTCTCTTGGTTTGACTCCTAATGCCACAGTGAAATTAATTTTTTAAGACCATAAAATTAGGCCACACATTGTGGGGGGACAATAGCGGTGTAGCCTAATAAATAGTTGTCAATCTTATAATATCATAAGTAGGATTAAGAATTGGATAAGAGCAAAAATGCCTAATCCAATTAGAAATTTTTTATACTTAACTAGTATAGTTTTCATTTCTTCATTTTGAGTAATTTTTAGAGCAGAGATTCGTTCATTTATTTTCATAATGCCGTCTGTTCAATGTTATTACCAAAAAATTAATTACTCATCTTGATGTCGTAATTTGGGGATTACAAAACCAAAATTTTCATCTTCAAAAAAATTAAAAGCTATTCACTTGTAATTTATAAGGGCTAAATTAAGTTGGGGGAAACAAAATACAGCCCGTTTAAGAATTACAAGATTTATAGTATCACAAATAGAATTGAAAATTGAATAATAGCAATTACTCCAATACCAATTATAAATTTATTACAGTTCGTGAAGATTGCATTAATTTCTTCCATTCCATTTGTTTTTAGTCCGTAGGTTTGTTCATGTACATTCATCATCTTTTCTTTTTCGTCAGTTATATTAATAAAACAACCATCTCTTTAAAACTCCTGAAAAAAAATCATTTTTTTTTAACCTAAACTAAAAAACCCAAGGAAACAGATGTTCCTTGGGTTGTACTATAAAACGTTAGGTGCTAATTACCAGTAAAATAACGCATAAAAGTTTGGGTATATATTATTTTTCCGTTTAGAAAAAAAATATATAAAATTCAGAAAAATCCTAGTATTAAACCATTGTTCCGAATAATAAATGACAAAGAATGAACGCTATCACCGAAAGAATAATTCCGATTAAAAAAACATGAAACGATTTACGAAGGAGTCTAAATTTTTGATCTATTGTTTTACCTAAGTGATAGGTGTCTTTTGCTATAGTTTCATATAACTCATCTCCCTTATACATTAAGCCCGTCATCTGCGTTACATACTCTTCTTCATTCATGGTATTGAAATTCCCATAAAACAATAAGTTGTTGGTATGCTTCTCCCCGTGTTTTAATTCTGGCCTTGTGGCAAAAATTGCAAATGCAATGGATATGATGTTGGTAAGCAACATCATTACCACAGGATATATTAAATGAGGGTCTTTATCTAGTTGCCCATAGACGGTACCTAAAATTATAGAAAGGATAAGTGCATTTATAGAAATCAATATGTTTGATTTTCTATCAATCATCGTATTGAGCGTGTATTGATTTTTAGAAACTAAGCGAAATAAGGTTTCCGCACCACGTTCTGACCTTGGCTCTACTTTCGCAAGTTTCTTCTTTAATGCCTTTAAGCCGTCCATATCAATATCGAGCTCTTCCATTAAATATTTACTTTCTGCTTTTTGTGTTTTTTTATCTTTTGGCTCCATAAGGATTAAAATTAGCTATTTTATAATTTAAAAAAAGAAGGCATTGAAATATTAAATTTCTCGTAGATACCATAGGGTATCCCTATATCTGCAATAAAAATTTCGGTTTTAAGAGAAAGTATATTAAGAATTTGCTTAGGAGCCGCCAAGGTAAGCACTTGATGAGCCTGGAACATTGGTTGTGTACTATCCTCTGAAATCCCCATAGGAATATCTAATGAAATTTTAAAAGCATTAGAACTATTAGCTGCTTGCATTCTACTTAAAAATACGTCACTCAATGGAAGCCTTTGTGAGAAACCCAAATAGGCATCAACCCAAATATCAGGTGTTGCTATTACTTCTTTTTTCGCTCCAAACAGCAGTGCACGCTCTAATTGCGCTGCAGGCAAGTCTTTGGTAATTGCAACAGGGATATCTAAATACACTTTAAAACCCCAAGCTGCCAACCTAC encodes:
- a CDS encoding carboxypeptidase-like regulatory domain-containing protein — translated: MSKKSFLCLGIILLFFNSIPTYAQETNTKQALDSILSSLEPRFNVQFNYASSLVENVTVHAIDTTLSLKETIATLRLDANLDFVFVSKKIISIRKKKRKLCGYITDKDTGELLPYVTIQNGSAGTLTNEAGYFEIEVNSDDDLIFIRHFGYKILQRQVRYFSKSDTCENIYLVTNHEQLVEIVVYDYLIRGVDKLDNGTFQIDFNKFSILPGLIDNDVLQAVQALPGVQSIDETVSNINIRGGSNDQNLITWDGIKMYQSGHFFGLISMYNPNITQKVELRKNGSNASDTDGVSGTISMGTDKYINQKFKGSIAANLLDVNGYIDTPLGQNASLQIAARKSISDLIETPTYSKYYQRISQDTEIENEASVRTNSDIIFDFYDTSFRLLVKPSEKDQLQFNFIHTANNVVFNETENSFGAQEIQQSNLRQSSIAGGIHYHRNWTDAFKTELSVYETDYLLKGNNVNIQENQRFLQKNTVSETGAKLITRLKLSPQLSVTNGYDFAETKVSNLDDVDDPRYILLEAEVLRAHGVFSTLNVSSKNKGTHLNLGLRYNYLTKFNKTLWEPRISFNHDFWSTFNIEVLGEFKHQNTSQIINFQNDFLGIEKRRWQLSNDSTIPVIRSKQLSLGLSHNQKGWLVNFVPFYKEVQGITTQSQGFKGEYEFSREPGDYDASGVDILLRKQLKNSSSWISYSYLRSDYTFETLQEESFPSNFDITNTITAGSNYTIKSLLLAMGLNWRTGKPFTRPIAGNEVENGAINYGGANSNKQSDYLRLDVSSRYQFNWREKTKLEIGVALWNILNRDNSMTSYYRLDTSENIQKVDQSSLGLTPNATVKLIF
- a CDS encoding FecR family protein; this encodes MDKNKLIQKWLADELTEEENNVFAALDEAPFYTKIIEDATVFKASNFSKMPDFETFKARVEEDKTPVKKLQWFAPILKIASAFTILFGLYYSFFYNNLTDIETSVAQKLTIELPDSSRVVLNALSEVKYNASEWDEKREIELQGEAFFDVARGSKFDVITPSGTVSVLGTEFNVKQRGAIFEVTCYEGTVRVVTETGTEILKVGDKFLEINKTIKTSKHTVPSPQWVDNMSQFERVPVYEVLAELERQYGIQITSQDIDTEQLFTGGFVHDNLEDALMAIAEPLGLHYEILKQNKVRLLISE
- a CDS encoding NAD(P)H-hydrate epimerase, translating into MIENHFKATEALSLASFKEMDYLAVAKYNLPIPLMMESAGLQLANLIALSATKTSAILIGVGNGNNGGGGLVAARRLAAWGFKVYLDIPVAITKDLPAAQLERALLFGAKKEVIATPDIWVDAYLGFSQRLPLSDVFLSRMQAANSSNAFKISLDIPMGISEDSTQPMFQAHQVLTLAAPKQILNILSLKTEIFIADIGIPYGIYEKFNISMPSFFKL
- a CDS encoding Pycsar system effector family protein yields the protein MEPKDKKTQKAESKYLMEELDIDMDGLKALKKKLAKVEPRSERGAETLFRLVSKNQYTLNTMIDRKSNILISINALILSIILGTVYGQLDKDPHLIYPVVMMLLTNIISIAFAIFATRPELKHGEKHTNNLLFYGNFNTMNEEEYVTQMTGLMYKGDELYETIAKDTYHLGKTIDQKFRLLRKSFHVFLIGIILSVIAFILCHLLFGTMV
- a CDS encoding RNA polymerase sigma factor — protein: MKKDLHADICNETLYANIYNKYSKSLHDFLYYKYGENLNPSDKAQEAFIKLWENCKKVTLEKAKSFLYTVANNLMLNEYKHQKVVLKYQNEAPKDYTNETPEFLLEQDEYYKKYQNALAKLSEDQRTAFMLNKVEGKKHEEIAQLLGVTRKVVEYRIYSAFDQLKKELENFKIK